From the Falco biarmicus isolate bFalBia1 chromosome 19, bFalBia1.pri, whole genome shotgun sequence genome, one window contains:
- the F11R gene encoding LOW QUALITY PROTEIN: junctional adhesion molecule A (The sequence of the model RefSeq protein was modified relative to this genomic sequence to represent the inferred CDS: inserted 2 bases in 1 codon), translating into MAGAARRDGPGPRAPVLLVLGAAAVSLVGAQVTSENREVPEHKPADIPCSAYRFGLSNPRIEWKFQKGSSLVLFYYGGELTDSYKNRVQFSPNVIHFSTVTREDTGKYICEVVGEXGNQIAKSEVNLIVQVPPAKPVAHVPTSATIGSKAVLRCTETDGSPPPTFRWYKDSMLMPPNPKTSPTFRNSSYTLDPATGELIFEPLSGFDTGDYYCEATNNVGSPQKSAVVHMEASEVNVGGIVAAVVVLLMVLALVAFGIWFAYSRGFFKRKE; encoded by the exons AtggcgggagcggcgcggcgggacGGCCCCGGGCCCCGGGCCCCGGTCCTGCTGGTGCTCGGTGCGGCGGCCG TGTCCCTGGTCGGAGCCCAGGTCACCTCTGAGAACAGAGAAGTGCCTGAACATAAGC CTGCTGACATCCCCTGCTCAGCGTATCGGTTCGGCTTGAGCAACCCCCGCATCGAGTGGAAGTTCCAGAAGGGCTCCTCGCTGGTGCTTTTCTACTATGGGGGGGAGCTGACAG ACTCGTACAAGAACCGGGTCCAGTTCTCGCCCAACGTCATCCACTTCAGCACGGTGACACGGGAGGACACAGGGAAGTACATCTGCGAGGTGGTGGGGGA CGGCAACCAGATCGCCAAGTCGGAGGTGAACCTCATCGTCCAAG TGCCGCCTGCCAAGCCGGTGGCCCATGTCCCCACCTCGGCCACCATCGGCAGCAAGGCCGTGCTGCGCTGTACCGAGACGGATGGCTCGCCGCCCCCCACCTTCCGCTGGTACAAGGACAGCATGCTGATGCCtcccaaccccaaaaccagccCGACCTTCAGGAACTCCTCCTATACCCTGGACCCCGCCACGGGGGAGCTG ATCTTTGAGCCTCTCAGTGGCTTCGATACCGGCGACTACTACTGTGAGGCAACGAACAACGTGGGATCCCCGCAGAAATCGGCCGTTGTCCACATGGAAGCCA GTGAAGTCAACGTGGGCGGCATCGTGGCTGCAGTCGTGGTGCTGCTGATGGTGCTGGCGCTCGTGGCCTTCGGCATCTGGTTTGCCTACAGCCGCGGCTTCTTCA agagaaaagagtAA
- the USF1 gene encoding upstream stimulatory factor 1 isoform X1: MKGQQKAAETEEGTVQIQEGAVATGEDPTSVAIASIQSAATFPDPNIKYVFRTENGGTQVMYRVIQVADGQLDGQTEGTSAISGYPATQSMTQAVIQGAFTSEDAVETEATATETHYTYFPTTAVADTSTSAGAGTTATAVVTTQNSEALLGQPTPTGQFFVMMSPQEVLQGGVQRSIAPRAHPYSPKSEAPRATRDEKRRAQHNEVERRRRDKINNWIVQLSKIIPDCSMENTKSGQSKGGILSKACDYIQELRQSNHRLSEELQGLDQLQMDNEVLRQQVEDLKNKNLILRAQLRQHGVEIVIKNDSH, translated from the exons ATGAAGGG gcagcagaaagcagccgAGACAGAAGAGGGAACGGTGCAAATCCAGGAAG GTGCAGTGGCCACAGGTGAGGATCCCACCAGCGTCGCCATTGCCAGCATCCAGTCCGCGGCCACCTTCCCTGACCCCAACATCAAGTATGTCTTTCGCACAGAGAACGGCGGGACGCAG GTGATGTACAGGGTGATCCAAGTGGCCGACGGACAGCTGGACGGACAGACAGAGGGCACCAGCGCCATCAGCGGCTACCCCGCCACCCAGTCCATGACTCAG GCTGTCATCCAGGGCGCCTTCACCAGTGAGGATGCGGTGGAGACTGAGGCCACGGCCACCGAGACTCATTACACCTATTTCCCCACCACGGCCGTGGCTgacaccagcacctctgccGGCGCGGGGACCACAGCCACCGCTGTTGTCACCACGCAGAACTCGGAGGCCCTCCTGGGGCAGCCCACCCCCACAG GGCAATTCTTCGTGATGATGTCACcccaggaggtgctgcagggcGGAGTGCAGAGGTCCATCGCCCCCCGCGCCCACCCCTACTCCCC GAAGTCGGAGGCGCCACGGGCCACCCGGGATGAGAAGCGCCGGGCGCAGCACAACGAAG TGGAGCGCCGGCGCAGGGACAAGATCAACAACTGGATCGTGCAGCTCTCCAAGATCATCCCCGACTGCTCCATGGAGAACACCAAGTCGGGACAG AGCAAGGGTGGGATCCTCTCCAAAGCCTGCGACTACATCCAGGAGCTGCGGCAGAGCAACCACCGCCTCTCCGAGGAGCTGCAGGGCCTCGACCAGCTCCAGATGGACAACGAGGTGTTGCGGCAGCAG GTGGAGGATCTGAAGAACAAGAACCTGATCCTGCGGGCGCAGCTCCGCCAGCACGGCGTGGAGATAGTCATCAAGAATGATAGCCACTGA
- the ARHGAP30 gene encoding rho GTPase-activating protein 30 produces the protein MSLALKARQKARRKGGTKERVFGCDLLEHLQQSGQDVPQVLRSCTKFVEQHGVVDGIYRLSGVSSNIQRLRQEFDSDRCPDLQKDVYLQDIHCVSSLCKAYFRELPNPLLTYQLYDKFSDAVAIQMEEARLVKIKEVLKELPVPHYRTLEFLMRHLLHMASYSSQTNMHARNLAIVWAPNLLRSKDIEATGFNGTAAFMEVRVQSIVVEFILTHVEQLFGDAPLRGGESSRRSLLLGGGGPGDGQPPPYHVPAVLSQGDGPPPIRPYHTIIELSDHRRKGSLKAKKWRSIFNLGRSSHEAKRKLVKTEEKDDKCGKVSLRPAKSMDSLSSVPFASDGKRGARRCSVGTVPVPKAGSSGQAWGWRGHGWGRRAQHRDGEGRAGMVPQLSSSHGADQPGPRRGEVWGQGPPPCPDSSSPPGADDPRLSKKRSVKQPLQRRESFDTCPSPRESCPELDESLEDQLKGKEEQWGPESEGESSTKSEPTTPKAGQASLVAPGRSPKTTRSRAEKCAGVHISGPFSVTVPFHITSNLSRLTRGLPCPVLAQAAVGRELPASPPPPPPLLSWGARGTGAPQWEEKADAEETRLSLELRDSFAFLDSQETWLEGVGDMEPAARSLLPDTGPRGRLGVPGHRGGDGERVHEREPTAPSPRFGGGPGEPPVEQPASYLSIEECMDEEMFFMAPSGSDAEDPAGDTDSDDMFLSAHDDLSPLVVSLEPLDQLPGEGTAPETASPPQPGADSTVVPQDKSPAPGPAGTCPVEEDAPGEGEHPGDPAGVPAEVGAPGTGQPPGEGSGGEGAADSGSSPSRTDSNTEASPEEEAGGVGSHVGAGLVPDTSAGEVEEDGAGSGPPTSEEPEEDKPQLFPASPPTSSLEEPPEEPEQPPCPGPVPEALPLPAASAAGTSATPGGSPRSPSLSASAPELCGTPPEGPQLSRAEPPGGLGHAEPAAVLRRDGSAPVRLAARTVRVQQARSVPVVPPKPQFAKVPPALQPCAPLTDGAALATAGDAAPLPQRLPSPTAPEGSPQQPGAGKAAAGARRAGWRGGGSISFDAAVAMAAEQQLAQAPVRRIQTYGGGELVPAAPKALPFHQAPLRPRLLRPLSCMAAPEGEAPGRSRLGLARPAAQVEGAALSQLQQPVGTEGAAGER, from the exons ATGTCGCTGGCGCTGAAGGCCCGGCAGAAGGCGAGGCGCAAGGGCGGCACCAAGGAGCGGGTCTTCGGCTGCGACCTCCTGGAGCATCTCCAGCAGTCAGGGCAGGACG TGCCCCAGGTGCTGAGGAGCTGCACCAAGTTCGTGGAGCAGCATGGGGTGGTGGACGGCATCTACCGCCTCTCGGGCGTCTCCTCCAACATCCAGCGGCTGCG GCAGGAGTTCGACAGCGACCGCTGCCCCGACCTGCAGAAGGACGTCTACCTGCAGGACATCCACTGCGTCAGCTCCCTCTGCAAGGCGTACTTCCGCGAGCTCCCCAACCCCCTCCTCACCTACCAGCTCTATGACAAATTTTCC GACGCGGTGGCTATCCAGATGGAGGAGGCTCGCCTGGTGAAGATCAAGGAGGTGCTGAAGGAGCTGCCGGTGCCCCACTACAG GACGCTGGAGTTCCTGATGAGGCACCTCCTGCACATGGCGTCCTACAGCAGCCAGACCAACATGCACGCCAGGAACCTGGCTATCGTCTGGGCGCCCAACCTGCTGCG GTCAAAGGACATTGAGGCGACAGGGTTCAACGGCACGGCAGCGTTCATGGAGGTGCGGGTCCAGTCCATTGTGGTGGAGTTCATCCTCACCCACGTCGAGCAGCTCTTCGGGGACGCGCCTCTCCGTG GTGGCGAGTCCTCCCGGCGATCCCTGCTGCTaggcgggggggggccgggggatGGGCAGCCCCCACCGTACCATGTGCCGGCCGTGCTCAGCCAGGGCGATGGGCCCCCCCCGATCCGGCCCTACCACACCATCATTGAGCTCAGCGACCACAG GAGGAAGGGGTCCCTCAAGGCCAAGAAGTGGAGGTCCATCTTCAACCTGGGCCGCTCCAGCCACGAGGCCAAGCGCAAGCTGGTGAAGACAGAGGAGAAAG ATGACAAGTGCGGTAAAGTGAGCTTGCGGCCAGCCAAGAGCATGGACTCGCTCAGCTCCGTCCCCTTCGCCAGTGACGGTAAGAGGGGTGCGCGGCGGTGCTCCGTGGGAACTGTCCCTGTCCCCAAGGCGGGATCATCAGGACAGgcctggggatggaggggacacGGATGGGGACGGAGGGCACAGCACAGGGATGGAGAGGGCAGAGCGGGGATGGtcccccagctcagcagctcccaTGGTGCTGACCAGCCAGGTCCCCGGCGCGGGGAGGTCTGGGGACAGGGGCCACCTCCATGCCCTGACTCTTCCTCCCCGCCAGGTGCAGATGACCCTCGGCTGAGCAAGAAGCGGTCAGTGAAGCAGCCGCTGCAGCGCCGGGAGAGCTTCGACACCTGCCCGTCGCCACGGGAGAGCTGCCCCGAGCTGGATGAGAGTCTGGAGGACCAgctgaaggggaaggaggagcagtGGGGCCCTGAGTCGGAGGGTGAAAGCAGCACCAAGTCAGAGCCCACCACCCCCAAAGCCGGCCAGGCCTCACTGGTGGCCCCCGGCCGCTCACCCAAGACCACCCGCAGCCGTGCCGAGAAGTGTGCGGGGGTCCACATCTCTGGCCCCTTCTCCGTCACCGTCCCCTTCCACATCACCTCCAACCTCTCCCGCCTGACGCGGGGGCTGCCGTGCCCAGTGCTGGCCCAGGCGGCCGTGGGCAGAGAGCTGCCcgccagccccccgccgccccccccgctgCTCAGCTGGGGAGCCCGAGGCACCGGAGCACCACAGT gggaggagaaggcGGACGCAGAGGAGACCCGGCTCTCCCTGGAGCTGCGGGACTCCTTCGCCTTCCTGGACAGCCAGGAGACGTGGCTGGAGGGCGTCGGGGACATGGAGCCAGCGGCACGGTCCCTGCTGCCGGACACTGGCCCCCGGGGACGGCTCGGGGTTCCCGGCCATAGAGGAGGGGATGGAGAGCGCGTTCATGAACGTGAGCCGACAGCGCCGTCGCCACGCTTTGGGGGCggg CCAGGGGAGCCCCCTGTGGAGCAGCCTGCCAGCTACCTCTCCATCGAGGAGTGCATGGATGAGGAGATGTTCTTCATGGCTCCCAGCGGCTCCGACGCCGAGGACCCTGCCGGGGATACTGACTCGGATGACATGTTCCTCAGCGCCCATGATGACCTCAGCCCGCTGGTGGTGTCACTGGAGCCCCTCGACCAGCTGCCAGGCGAGGGTACGGCCCCAGAGACCGCATCACCGCCCCAACCCGGTGCTGACAGCACCGTCGTGCCACAGGACAAGTCTCCAGCGCCGGGGCCGGCAGGGACATGCCCCGTGGAGGAGGATGCTCCGGGTGAGGGGGAGCACCCCGGGGACCCTGCTGGGGTGCCAGCAGAGGTGGGGGCACCAGGCACCGGGCAGCCCCCAGGGGAGGGgagtggaggggagggggctgcggaCAgtggctccagccccagcagaacTGACTCCAACACTGAAGCCAGCCCGGAGGAGGAGGCCGGAGGAGTTGGCAGCCatgtgggagcagggctggttCCCGACACATCGGCTGGGGAAGTCGAAGAGGATGGAGCTGGCTCTGGTCCCCCCACCTCAGAGGAGCCTGAGGAGGACAAACCCCAGCTTTTTCCGGCGTCCCCTCCAACCTCCTCCCTAGAGGAGCCCCCCGAGGAGCCAGAGCAGCCCCCATGCCCGGGGCCTGTCCCTGAGGCTctcccactgcctgcagccagcgcGGCAGGGACCAGTGCCACCCCGGGGGGCAGCCCCAGGTCCCCCTCGCTCTCCGCCTCGGCCCCGGAGCTGTGCGGCACCCCCCCTGAGGGCCCACAGCTGAGCCGGGCCGAGCcccccggggggctggggcacgcTGAGCCCGCGGCTGTGCTGCGCCGCGACGGCAGCGCCCCGGTGCGCCTGGCTGCCCGCACGGTCAGGGTGCAGCAGGCCCGCTCCGTGCCCGTCGTGCCACCCAAGCCGCAGTTTGCCAAggtcccccctgccctgcagccctgcgcGCCCCTGACCGATGGCGCAGCCCTGGCCACGGCGGGGGatgcagcccccctgccccagcggctccccagccccacggcgCCGGAGGGGTCCCCCCAGCAGCCCGGGGCTGGCAAAGCAGCGGCGGGGGCAAGGAGAGCAGGCTGGCGGGGGGGCGGCAGCATCTCATTTGACGCGGCGGTGGCCATGGCTGCCGAGCAGCAGCTCGCCCAGGCGCCGGTGAGGAGGATCCAGACCTACGGCGGGGGGGAGCTGGTGCCTGCCGCCCCCAAGGCCCTGCCCTTCCACCAGGCCCCCCTGAGGCCACGGCTCCTGCGGCCCCTCAGCTGCATGGCGGCCCCTGAGGGCGAGGCGCCAGGGAGGAGCCGGCTGGGCCTGGCCCGGCCGGCAGCGCAGGTGGAGGGGGCGGCGCTGTCGCAGCTGCAACAGCCGGTGGGCACTGAGGGGGCAGCGGGTGAGCGCTGA
- the KCNJ10 gene encoding ATP-sensitive inward rectifier potassium channel 10: protein MTSATKVYYSQTTQTDSRPLIGSGLRRRRVMTKDGRSNVRMEHIADKRFLYLKDLWTTFIDMQWRYKLVLFSATFAGTWFAFGVIWYLVAVVHGDLLEFDPPANHTPCVMQVHTLTGAFLFSLESQTTIGYGFRYISEECPLAIVLLITQLVLTTIMEIFITGTFLAKIARPKKRAETIKFSQNAVVAQHNGKTCLMIRVANMRKSLLIGCQVTGKLLQTHLTKEGESVRLNQVNVDFQVDTSSDSPFLILPLTFYHVVDDASPFRDMALRTGEGDFELVVILSGTVESTSATCQVRTSYLPEEILWGYEFTPAISLSASGKYVADFSLFDQVVKVTAPCCLHETVRFGDPEKVKLEESLREAAEREREGAPLSVRISNV from the coding sequence ATGACATCTGCCACCAAGGTGTACTACAGCCAGACCACGCAGACCGACAGCCGCCCGCTCATCGGCTCGGGGCTGCGCCGGCGCCGGGTGATGACCAAGGATGGCCGCAGCAATGTGCGGATGGAGCACATCGCCGACAAGCGCTTCCTGTACCTCAAGGACCTGTGGACCACCTTCATCGACATGCAGTGGCGGTACAAGCTGGTCCTCTTCTCCGCCACCTTTGCCGGCACCTGGTTCGCCTTTGGTGTCATCTGGTACCTGGTGGCTGTGGTCCACGGGGACCTGCTGGAGTTCGACCCACCGGCTAACCACACGCCGTGCGTCATGCAGGTGCACACCCTCACCGGCgccttcctcttctccctggaGTCCCAGACCACCATTGGCTATGGCTTCCGCTACATCAGCGAGGAGTGTCCCCTCGCCATCGTCCTGCTCATCACCCAGCTGGTCCTCACCACCATCATGGAGATCTTCATCACTGGCACCTTCCTGGCCAAGATCGCCCGGCCCAAGAAACGCGCTGAGACCATCAAGTTCAGCCAGAATGCGGTGGTGGCCCAACACAATGGCAAGACCTGCCTGATGATCCGCGTGGCCAACATGCGCAAGAGCCTCCTCATTGGCTGCCAGGTGACGGGCAAGCTCCTGCAGACCCATCTCACCAAGGAGGGCGAGAGCGTCCGCCTCAACCAGGTCAACGTGGACTTTCAGGTGGACACCTCCTCCGACAGCCCCTTCCTCATCCTGCCCCTCACCTTCTACCACGTGGTGGATGACGCCAGCCCCTTCCGGGACATGGCCCTACGGACGGGTGAAGGCGACTTTGAGCTGGTGGTCATCCTCAGTGGCACGGTGGAGTCCACCAGCGCCACGTGCCAGGTCCGCACCTCCTACCTGCCCGAGGAGATCCTCTGGGGCTACGAGTTCACCCCGGCCATCTCCCTCTCAGCCAGCGGCAAGTACGTGGCCGACTTCAGCCTCTTCGACCAGGTGGTGAAGGTGACGGCGCCCTGTTGTCTCCACGAGACCGTCCGGTTTGGGGACCCCGAGAAGGTGAAGCTGGAGGAGTCGCTGCGGGAGGCAGCGGAGCGGGAGCGGGAGGGAGCACCCCTGAGTGTCCGCATCAGCAATGTTTGA
- the USF1 gene encoding upstream stimulatory factor 1 isoform X2: MKGQQKAAETEEGTVQIQEVATGEDPTSVAIASIQSAATFPDPNIKYVFRTENGGTQVMYRVIQVADGQLDGQTEGTSAISGYPATQSMTQAVIQGAFTSEDAVETEATATETHYTYFPTTAVADTSTSAGAGTTATAVVTTQNSEALLGQPTPTGQFFVMMSPQEVLQGGVQRSIAPRAHPYSPKSEAPRATRDEKRRAQHNEVERRRRDKINNWIVQLSKIIPDCSMENTKSGQSKGGILSKACDYIQELRQSNHRLSEELQGLDQLQMDNEVLRQQVEDLKNKNLILRAQLRQHGVEIVIKNDSH; encoded by the exons ATGAAGGG gcagcagaaagcagccgAGACAGAAGAGGGAACGGTGCAAATCCAGGAAG TGGCCACAGGTGAGGATCCCACCAGCGTCGCCATTGCCAGCATCCAGTCCGCGGCCACCTTCCCTGACCCCAACATCAAGTATGTCTTTCGCACAGAGAACGGCGGGACGCAG GTGATGTACAGGGTGATCCAAGTGGCCGACGGACAGCTGGACGGACAGACAGAGGGCACCAGCGCCATCAGCGGCTACCCCGCCACCCAGTCCATGACTCAG GCTGTCATCCAGGGCGCCTTCACCAGTGAGGATGCGGTGGAGACTGAGGCCACGGCCACCGAGACTCATTACACCTATTTCCCCACCACGGCCGTGGCTgacaccagcacctctgccGGCGCGGGGACCACAGCCACCGCTGTTGTCACCACGCAGAACTCGGAGGCCCTCCTGGGGCAGCCCACCCCCACAG GGCAATTCTTCGTGATGATGTCACcccaggaggtgctgcagggcGGAGTGCAGAGGTCCATCGCCCCCCGCGCCCACCCCTACTCCCC GAAGTCGGAGGCGCCACGGGCCACCCGGGATGAGAAGCGCCGGGCGCAGCACAACGAAG TGGAGCGCCGGCGCAGGGACAAGATCAACAACTGGATCGTGCAGCTCTCCAAGATCATCCCCGACTGCTCCATGGAGAACACCAAGTCGGGACAG AGCAAGGGTGGGATCCTCTCCAAAGCCTGCGACTACATCCAGGAGCTGCGGCAGAGCAACCACCGCCTCTCCGAGGAGCTGCAGGGCCTCGACCAGCTCCAGATGGACAACGAGGTGTTGCGGCAGCAG GTGGAGGATCTGAAGAACAAGAACCTGATCCTGCGGGCGCAGCTCCGCCAGCACGGCGTGGAGATAGTCATCAAGAATGATAGCCACTGA